From a single Hemiscyllium ocellatum isolate sHemOce1 unplaced genomic scaffold, sHemOce1.pat.X.cur. scaffold_1080_pat_ctg1, whole genome shotgun sequence genomic region:
- the LOC132809340 gene encoding uncharacterized protein LOC132809340 isoform X2, whose amino-acid sequence MDITHRDGVPQEIKLFLINNGNVSQDQVEDNDQEIRRCHGSQEYEEVVQPIDTIGEEQGQPIRCLQHITQEEKDSSVMGHTRAPRQYLKTVA is encoded by the exons atggatattacacaccgggacggagtacctcaggaaataaaactgttcctgataaacaatgggaatgtgtctcaggatcaggtcgaggataatgaccaggagatccgccgctgccatggctcccag gaatatgaggaagtcgttcagcccattgacactattggagaagaacagggacagcccattcggtgcctccaacatattactcaggaagagaaggattctagtgtgatgggccacaccagagcccctcgacaatatttgaagacggtagcctag
- the LOC132809340 gene encoding uncharacterized protein LOC132809340 isoform X1 has translation MDITHRDGVPQEIKLFLINNGNVSQDQVEDNDQEIRRCHGSQGARVYLRRKLLRYLAGTTSLFSTSQELKNDAMFFVTCNTLSTEMSTSPRPSPHLHCLPLNNHQTSNRLYVYSKLPSFQDSAIQPCHGRRCKTCQNVDMGITITCEDTSHHVRGRYSCDSANIVYLIRCRQGRLEAWYTGETEQRLQQQMNGHHTTINRQKCCLPVRDTSAVQDIRPRTFG, from the exons atggatattacacaccgggacggagtacctcaggaaataaaactgttcctgataaacaatgggaatgtgtctcaggatcaggtcgaggataatgaccaggagatccgccgctgccatggctcccag ggagcacgTGTCTATCTCCGAAGGAAGTTATTACGGTACCTTGCTGGGACaacttcgttgttcagtacttcccaggagctgaaaaatgatgccatgttcttcgtgacctgcaacacattatcaacggagatgagcacctcgccaagaccttccccacacctccactgcttgcctttaaacaaccaccaaacctcaaacagattataTGTttatagcaagctgcccagctttcaggacagcgccatacaaccctgtcacggtaggcgctgcaagacgtgtcagaatgtggacatgggtattaccattacatgtgaggacacctcccaccatgtacgtggcaggtactcatgtgactcagccaacattgtctatcttatacgttgcaggcaagggcgcctggaggcatggtacactggggaaaccgagcaaaggctacagcaacagatgaatgggcaccacacaacaatcaacagacagaagtgttgcctcccagttcGGGACACTTCtgcggtacaggacattcgacctcggaccttcggctGA